A stretch of Perognathus longimembris pacificus isolate PPM17 chromosome 1, ASM2315922v1, whole genome shotgun sequence DNA encodes these proteins:
- the Ccl21 gene encoding C-C motif chemokine 21, translating into MAPMLALNLLLLVLTFCIPSTQGSDGGGQDCCLNYSQMKIPYSVVRGYRKQEPSLGCPIPAILFSPRKRSQAELCADPKEDWVQKLMKRLDKPQAQRKQAQPCRKNRASKSGKKGKVPRACKRTEETQTPKGP; encoded by the exons ATGGCTCCaatgctggctctgaacctcctTCTCCTGGTCCTGACTTTCTGCATCCCCtcgacccaag GCAGCGATGGAGGGGGTCAGGACTGCTGCCTCAATTACAGCCAGATGAAGATTCCCTACAGTGTTGTGCGTGGCTACCGGAAGCAAGAACCCAGCTTGGGCTGCCCCATCCCCGCTATCCT GTTCTCACCGCGAAAGCGCTCTCAGGCAGAGCTGTGTGCAGACCCTAAGGAGGACTGGGTGCAAAAGCTGATGAAACGCCTGGATAAGCCACAAGCCCAGAGGAAACAAGCCCAGCCCTGTAGGAAAAACAGGGCCTCCAAATCTggaaagaaaggcaaagttcCCAGAGCTTGCAAGAG GACTGAAGAGACACAGACCCCCAAAGGCCCATAG
- the Ccl19 gene encoding C-C motif chemokine 19 isoform X1, with translation MAPGVAPLLVLSLLVLWSSPAPVLGGANDAEDCCLSVTQRPIPGNIVRAFRYLLIKDGCRVPAVVFTTLRGHQLCAPPDQPWVERIIRRLKRSFAKSKHHSS, from the exons ATGGCACCTGGTGTAGCCCCGCTACTGGTCCTCAGCCTGCTGGTTCTTTGGAGCTCCCCAG CCCCAGTTCTGGGTGGTGCCAACGATGCAGAAGACTGCTGCCTATCTGTGACCCAGCGCCCCATCCCTGGGAACATCGTGAGAGCCTTTCGCTATCTTCTCATCAAAGATGGCTGCAGAGTGCCTGCTGTTGT GTTCACCACACTGAGGGGTCACCAGCTCTGCGCACCCCCAGACCAGCCCTGGGTGGAACGCATCATCCGGAGACTGAAGAGATCCTTCGCCAAG AGCAAGCACCACAGCAGTTAG
- the Ccl19 gene encoding C-C motif chemokine 19 isoform X2, with protein MAPGVAPLLVLSLLVLWSSPVLGGANDAEDCCLSVTQRPIPGNIVRAFRYLLIKDGCRVPAVVFTTLRGHQLCAPPDQPWVERIIRRLKRSFAKSKHHSS; from the exons ATGGCACCTGGTGTAGCCCCGCTACTGGTCCTCAGCCTGCTGGTTCTTTGGAGCTCCCCAG TTCTGGGTGGTGCCAACGATGCAGAAGACTGCTGCCTATCTGTGACCCAGCGCCCCATCCCTGGGAACATCGTGAGAGCCTTTCGCTATCTTCTCATCAAAGATGGCTGCAGAGTGCCTGCTGTTGT GTTCACCACACTGAGGGGTCACCAGCTCTGCGCACCCCCAGACCAGCCCTGGGTGGAACGCATCATCCGGAGACTGAAGAGATCCTTCGCCAAG AGCAAGCACCACAGCAGTTAG